From Shewanella psychrophila, a single genomic window includes:
- a CDS encoding IucA/IucC family protein: MSVQHKADTSQTLDKYCAQAHRHMAQDNAIACLLNCYIREYALPHNQVCLDDNNPDCPMAFTRGGLAGHSKIRLIFPESDAVLILVADRISLLGRCHFISQPYLKKMGSSWQPLDSHFLAKFMLKHLAIVTNTEFNHELMEQISNSVDVTQAFIQRAHGPYKPQTQAMDACSGLIASEQSLLWGHAMHPAPKSRHGVAFDDMLACSPEIGANFPLYWFKVDKSLVKQLYCSESMPLDMIDKLHPAEECLYPCHPWEVKTIMAQPLVQKAIEQGLLLPLDSLGHKVYPTSSVRTLYAPEINRFMKFSIHVRLTNCVRKNAWYELESAIVLSRLLIDLQQEAYFHCPKFTLMAEPAASTLDFSSIGEKISETQSRTLSESFGILYRDGINNELEQKYRPQMAGALFAWDVDGQSICQGLVERLAKQRDLSYGQMANQWFSAYLDALLPGVFYYFFKQGIAFEPHLQNTLVGFSDGLPAFVWLRDLEGTKLLPNFWPRESLTDLSDSAISSVYYSREQGWNRIAYCTLINNVSEAIFHLASGEKKLELNLWHSLKQAIAQWQLVEGEQAELQGLLEGDDIPSKNNLTTRLLKQADKLSGYNRLASPFSHLDQV, translated from the coding sequence ATGTCGGTACAACACAAAGCTGATACTTCCCAGACCCTTGACAAATATTGTGCTCAGGCTCATCGGCATATGGCTCAAGATAATGCCATAGCTTGCCTGCTCAATTGTTATATACGGGAATATGCCCTACCCCATAATCAGGTCTGTCTGGACGATAATAATCCTGACTGTCCCATGGCATTTACCCGAGGAGGATTAGCGGGTCATAGCAAGATCAGATTAATCTTCCCCGAGTCAGACGCGGTGTTGATCCTAGTTGCAGACCGCATCAGTTTACTGGGGCGATGCCATTTCATCAGCCAGCCATATCTGAAAAAGATGGGCTCATCCTGGCAGCCTCTCGACTCCCATTTCTTGGCTAAATTCATGCTTAAACACTTGGCCATAGTCACGAATACCGAGTTTAATCATGAGCTAATGGAGCAGATAAGTAACAGTGTCGATGTCACTCAAGCCTTTATTCAAAGAGCTCATGGTCCTTATAAACCACAGACCCAAGCAATGGATGCTTGCTCAGGTCTTATTGCCTCGGAGCAGAGCCTGCTCTGGGGTCATGCGATGCATCCGGCGCCTAAGAGTCGTCACGGGGTAGCATTCGATGACATGTTAGCCTGCTCGCCAGAGATAGGCGCCAACTTCCCCCTCTACTGGTTCAAAGTCGATAAATCTCTGGTCAAACAGCTGTATTGTAGCGAGTCTATGCCTCTGGATATGATCGACAAGCTCCACCCGGCAGAAGAATGCCTGTATCCCTGCCATCCCTGGGAAGTTAAGACCATCATGGCTCAGCCCCTTGTGCAAAAAGCCATAGAGCAAGGCTTACTCTTGCCTTTAGATTCTCTGGGCCACAAGGTTTATCCCACCTCTTCGGTACGAACCTTATACGCCCCAGAAATAAACCGCTTTATGAAATTCTCCATTCATGTACGCCTGACCAATTGCGTACGCAAGAATGCCTGGTATGAATTAGAGAGTGCTATAGTCCTGAGCCGCCTACTGATAGATCTGCAACAGGAAGCCTATTTTCACTGCCCTAAATTCACCCTGATGGCGGAACCTGCTGCCAGCACGTTGGATTTCAGTAGCATAGGAGAAAAAATCAGTGAGACACAGAGCCGCACCTTGAGTGAGTCTTTCGGCATCCTATACAGAGACGGTATCAACAACGAGCTGGAGCAAAAATATCGACCTCAGATGGCGGGGGCCTTATTCGCCTGGGATGTTGATGGCCAGAGTATCTGTCAGGGTCTGGTTGAACGTTTAGCCAAGCAAAGAGACTTAAGTTATGGGCAGATGGCAAATCAGTGGTTTAGTGCTTATTTGGACGCCCTACTACCCGGTGTTTTCTACTATTTTTTCAAGCAAGGTATCGCATTCGAGCCACATCTGCAGAACACTCTGGTTGGTTTCAGCGATGGCCTACCCGCCTTCGTCTGGCTGAGGGATCTGGAGGGAACTAAGCTGCTGCCGAATTTCTGGCCCAGAGAGAGCCTGACAGATCTGTCGGATAGCGCCATCTCCTCCGTCTACTACAGTCGAGAGCAGGGCTGGAACCGTATCGCCTACTGCACACTGATCAATAATGTCAGCGAAGCCATCTTCCATCTCGCTTCCGGTGAGAAAAAATTAGAGCTTAATCTATGGCACAGCCTGAAACAGGCCATAGCCCAGTGGCAGTTGGTCGAAGGGGAGCAAGCAGAGCTACAAGGCCTGTTAGAAGGCGATGATATTCCCTCGAAAAATAACCTAACCACCCGCTTACTCAAACAAGCGGACAAACTCTCTGGCTATAACCGCTTAGCCAGCCCGTTCTCTCACTTAGATCAGGTTTAA
- a CDS encoding type III PLP-dependent enzyme encodes MDRITQAIDKLTAKQDEHTPLCAYIYDLASLRDHANEIVSALPRNCEFYYAAKANPEERILETLAPLVDGFEAASGGELNWLHQCQPKMPLIFGGPGKLISDLSYAIDIDIEAIHVESLLELRRIASLCSQKQRSCRILLRMNIGLDGIEHTRLTMGGKPTPFGLDVDALDSAIAIIREQPHIELLGFHFHLMSHQLNPQRHLALMKLYFRTFKRWCRDYDLNLSLLNVGGGIGIDYAHPEQRFDWREFCAELANLIEQESMTKINIRFECGRFVTANAGCYVMQVLDIKQSHGEWFAIGHGGTHHFRTPAAQSHDHPFFVHSRSPVTAESEPETSPSIKAQNVTLVGQLCTPKDVLARQQYIDKLNLGDYLVFTQAGAYAWNISHQNFLMHAAPEMVFLD; translated from the coding sequence ATGGATAGAATTACCCAAGCAATCGATAAACTCACGGCTAAGCAAGATGAACATACACCGCTATGTGCCTACATCTATGATCTCGCCTCTCTACGGGATCACGCCAATGAGATAGTCTCTGCTCTACCGAGAAACTGTGAGTTTTATTATGCCGCTAAGGCTAATCCCGAGGAAAGGATTCTGGAAACTCTGGCACCTCTGGTAGATGGTTTCGAAGCCGCCTCCGGCGGAGAGCTCAATTGGCTGCATCAATGTCAGCCCAAGATGCCTCTTATCTTCGGTGGTCCGGGAAAATTAATCAGCGACTTATCCTATGCGATCGATATAGATATTGAAGCTATTCATGTTGAGAGTTTGCTAGAGCTGCGTCGCATCGCCAGTTTATGCTCACAGAAACAGCGTAGTTGCCGCATCCTGCTACGCATGAATATAGGTCTGGACGGCATAGAACACACTCGACTAACCATGGGCGGTAAGCCCACTCCATTTGGACTGGATGTCGACGCGCTTGACTCAGCCATCGCCATTATCCGCGAGCAACCTCATATAGAACTACTGGGATTTCATTTTCATCTGATGTCACACCAGCTAAACCCTCAGCGCCATCTAGCCTTGATGAAGCTGTACTTCCGCACTTTCAAGCGCTGGTGTCGGGATTACGATCTGAACTTGAGCCTATTGAACGTAGGCGGTGGTATAGGCATAGATTATGCTCATCCAGAACAAAGGTTCGATTGGCGCGAGTTCTGCGCCGAGCTGGCAAACCTTATTGAGCAAGAGTCCATGACAAAAATCAACATACGCTTCGAGTGTGGGCGCTTTGTCACCGCCAATGCCGGTTGCTATGTGATGCAGGTCTTAGACATCAAGCAGAGCCACGGGGAATGGTTCGCCATAGGACACGGCGGCACCCATCACTTCCGCACCCCAGCGGCTCAGAGCCATGATCACCCTTTCTTCGTGCACTCGAGATCGCCAGTAACAGCTGAGTCAGAGCCTGAAACATCGCCCAGTATAAAAGCGCAGAATGTTACCCTGGTAGGCCAACTCTGCACGCCAAAAGATGTGTTAGCCAGACAGCAATATATCGACAAGCTGAATTTGGGGGATTATCTGGTATTTACCCAAGCCGGGGCTTACGCCTGGAACATTTCCCATCAAAACTTCCTAATGCATGCCGCACCTGAGATGGTGTTTCTTGATTAA
- a CDS encoding porin family protein → MKFNSLLTAGMLLVTVTTPAFAAKDLGFYLGGQVNNTAIEDNIGNFDESAVGLGVYGGYNFNDSFGIEASIFATDSFVDEMDFRMAAMTISPVIRHAFTDNITAYLKAGLVVNRTYSNDDDVDESYEGTGWLFGAGVDVTLTESLALRVFYEASETDPESDERDNYFADISLKQYGIGLHYRF, encoded by the coding sequence ATGAAATTCAACTCTCTGTTAACCGCTGGCATGTTACTGGTTACGGTGACTACACCTGCTTTTGCCGCTAAAGACCTAGGCTTTTACCTAGGTGGTCAAGTTAATAATACTGCTATAGAAGACAACATAGGTAATTTTGATGAGTCGGCTGTAGGGCTTGGCGTTTATGGCGGTTATAACTTTAATGACAGCTTTGGTATTGAAGCGAGCATTTTCGCGACCGATAGTTTTGTCGATGAAATGGATTTTCGTATGGCGGCGATGACAATCTCTCCAGTGATACGCCATGCTTTTACTGACAATATCACGGCTTATTTGAAGGCGGGACTGGTAGTCAATAGGACTTATAGTAACGACGATGATGTTGATGAGAGCTACGAAGGCACGGGTTGGTTATTTGGTGCGGGTGTGGATGTGACTTTAACTGAGTCTTTGGCGTTGCGAGTGTTTTACGAAGCCAGTGAAACAGACCCTGAGTCCGACGAACGTGATAATTATTTTGCCGATATTAGCCTCAAACAATACGGAATCGGTTTGCATTACCGCTTCTAA
- the mtnC gene encoding acireductone synthase, whose translation MGIRAIVVDTAGTTTDLSFIKDTLFPYSAKALPDFLKENEHNVLVENCICDVRDIALEPDASLERVTEILQQWVAEDRKATSLKTLQGLIWKQGYAKGEFTGHIFPDFIQAIDGIKQQNMRIYSFSSGSAEAQKLLFAHSDGGDLTPKFDGHFDTRTGNKLFKQAYCNIINTISLAPKQVLYISDVVEELKAAEEAGMRTMQMVRSNDQRTGSHKQISSFAELTF comes from the coding sequence ATGGGTATCAGAGCCATAGTTGTAGATACAGCAGGTACAACAACCGATCTTAGTTTTATTAAGGATACGCTTTTTCCTTATTCGGCCAAGGCACTCCCCGATTTTCTTAAAGAGAATGAACACAATGTTTTAGTAGAAAACTGCATCTGTGATGTGAGAGATATCGCTCTTGAGCCCGATGCGTCTCTCGAACGTGTTACTGAGATCCTCCAACAGTGGGTGGCCGAAGACAGAAAAGCCACATCACTTAAGACACTACAGGGCCTAATCTGGAAGCAAGGTTATGCCAAGGGCGAGTTCACTGGTCACATTTTCCCAGATTTTATCCAGGCGATAGATGGAATTAAGCAGCAAAACATGCGTATTTACAGCTTCTCATCTGGTTCAGCAGAAGCACAGAAGCTGCTGTTTGCTCACAGTGATGGCGGTGACCTAACGCCTAAGTTTGATGGCCATTTCGATACCCGTACCGGTAACAAATTGTTCAAGCAGGCTTACTGTAATATTATCAACACCATCAGCTTAGCGCCTAAGCAAGTGCTGTATATTTCTGATGTAGTTGAAGAACTTAAAGCGGCTGAAGAAGCGGGTATGCGTACCATGCAGATGGTTCGCTCAAATGATCAACGCACCGGCAGCCATAAGCAAATCTCTAGCTTTGCCGAACTAACGTTCTAA
- a CDS encoding DUF4344 domain-containing metallopeptidase, with protein sequence MGLIIRQANIYGAQAAGLMLVGLTLLSISLDAVAVTDRYLAVKSAEDKQARELIKPISKQMLALFDEQLPMKQALTVIYGAEDGPLFDPDTSQILIPYEFVTEVYTRFHHDNYQETGVSPEDATRDALMHTLSHEYGHAYIYANQVIVLGKEEDAVDTLATLMLINSFDNGADIALSAADLFSLEDEDIKEFDDDHFWDEHSLDAQRYFSTLCLIYGSDPEKYAKVISKAQLEIERDSYCEEEYFRQTENWDRLKERYSVLPSKVK encoded by the coding sequence ATGGGGTTGATAATTCGTCAAGCAAACATATACGGTGCGCAAGCAGCTGGACTGATGTTAGTCGGGCTAACGCTATTGAGTATTAGCCTTGATGCGGTAGCCGTTACAGACCGTTATCTGGCAGTGAAAAGCGCAGAAGATAAACAAGCCAGAGAGCTGATTAAACCCATATCAAAACAGATGCTTGCCTTATTCGATGAGCAACTTCCCATGAAGCAAGCATTGACAGTAATCTATGGCGCTGAAGATGGTCCTCTGTTTGACCCCGATACCAGTCAGATATTGATTCCCTATGAGTTTGTGACAGAGGTTTATACACGTTTCCATCATGATAACTATCAAGAGACAGGTGTGAGTCCAGAAGATGCAACCCGTGATGCCTTGATGCACACTCTATCTCATGAGTATGGCCACGCTTATATTTATGCTAATCAGGTCATAGTACTGGGCAAGGAGGAGGATGCGGTCGATACCTTAGCGACACTAATGCTCATCAATTCCTTCGATAATGGTGCCGATATCGCCTTGAGTGCAGCGGATCTGTTTTCGCTGGAAGATGAAGACATTAAAGAGTTCGATGATGATCATTTCTGGGATGAACATAGTCTAGATGCCCAGCGATATTTTAGTACCTTGTGTTTAATTTACGGCAGTGATCCCGAAAAATACGCCAAAGTTATTTCTAAAGCTCAGCTAGAAATTGAAAGAGATAGTTATTGTGAGGAGGAGTATTTCAGACAAACGGAAAACTGGGACAGGCTAAAAGAGCGCTATAGTGTTTTACCAAGCAAGGTTAAGTAA
- a CDS encoding acyl-CoA thioesterase has translation MLEQFIAENPVHTEISVAWGEMDALQHVNNVVYFKYFETARIDFFNQINLLGDLQTTQVGPILSDNHARYKRPVTFPDTLLVSVKISDIKADRFMMNYTVFSKTQAAATTLGSSQVVMFNFKTGKKATLSPELIDVLRSYEETANE, from the coding sequence ATGTTAGAACAGTTTATCGCGGAAAATCCTGTCCACACAGAGATCAGCGTAGCCTGGGGGGAGATGGATGCCCTACAGCACGTAAATAACGTGGTCTATTTCAAATATTTCGAGACGGCGAGGATCGATTTCTTTAACCAGATTAATTTGCTCGGCGACCTGCAGACCACTCAAGTTGGCCCGATACTCAGCGATAATCATGCCCGCTATAAGCGCCCAGTCACTTTCCCCGACACCTTATTGGTCAGTGTGAAGATTAGCGATATCAAGGCCGACCGTTTCATGATGAATTATACGGTTTTCAGCAAGACTCAAGCAGCTGCCACCACCTTAGGTAGCTCACAAGTAGTAATGTTTAACTTCAAGACAGGCAAGAAAGCAACACTGAGCCCGGAGCTAATCGATGTCCTCAGGAGCTATGAAGAAACCGCTAATGAATAA
- a CDS encoding acyl-CoA thioesterase — MSETFFSLTIQPRFNETDGLGHINNTVLPVWFEAAREPIFEIFNPSLDLSQWNLIVAGFTIAYTSPTNYGSTVSVKTWISRVGNSSFEVAQQSWQGGKMTAEAKTTLVHYDYGIDKSQLISAEVKTQLEKLIGE; from the coding sequence ATGTCAGAGACCTTTTTTAGCTTAACTATCCAGCCAAGGTTTAATGAGACCGATGGCCTGGGTCATATCAATAACACTGTACTTCCTGTGTGGTTTGAGGCTGCTCGTGAGCCAATATTTGAGATTTTTAATCCTAGTCTGGACCTAAGCCAGTGGAACCTGATAGTGGCTGGTTTTACTATAGCCTATACGTCGCCGACTAATTATGGTTCTACCGTATCGGTAAAAACTTGGATCAGTCGAGTGGGTAATTCTAGTTTCGAGGTGGCCCAGCAGAGCTGGCAGGGCGGCAAGATGACCGCAGAAGCTAAGACCACATTAGTGCATTACGATTACGGTATCGATAAGAGTCAGCTAATTTCAGCTGAGGTCAAAACTCAGCTTGAAAAGCTAATTGGAGAATAG
- a CDS encoding AMP-dependent synthetase/ligase — translation MSLEQYHLTRLIKQQSLQLGEAIALEGFEMAAPWYQVSWSDFDSISTQVAQALIHFGFETQARVAILAQNSPQWTCADIGCLKTRAVVVPIYPTSTFEQASYIIDDAEAKLIFAGDQAHYEMACKLTDVCSSLVQVVVFDKSITLQDNDNHHYFDDLIAQSYPAKTLIELDKRLEAANLDDLLTLIYTSGTTGDPKGVMLDYRNIASMVRQHDNFLPFTPGDVSLAFLPLSHVFERGWSFYVLSRGGHNVYLQNPMAVKEAIVQVRPHTLCVVPRFLEKVYSAVQDKVSKAPSTRQKLFSWAMNVGHRQSEVGQGREKASLGLNLQWKLADKLVFSKLKQVLGGRLKFMPVGGAALDPTVSAFFQSIDVPVLCGYGMTETTATATCNTLANRVPGSNGCVIPEVEIKLGKDNEILVRGDTVMRGYYNRPQETADTFENGWLKTGDAGRIDEQGNLFITDRIKELMKTSNGKYIAPQRVEGKVGCCPFIEQVAIVADAKNYVSALIVPAFEALETWAKDKGIHYESPMELLRHSHVIEHFEQRLKTLQRDLAGFEKIKKFTLLPEAFSMEAGLITPTMKLRRKVIYHKYAREISAMYGR, via the coding sequence ATGTCACTCGAGCAGTATCATTTAACACGATTAATCAAACAGCAGAGCCTGCAACTAGGCGAGGCTATCGCGCTCGAAGGATTCGAAATGGCGGCCCCATGGTATCAGGTGAGCTGGAGTGATTTCGATAGCATCAGTACTCAGGTTGCCCAGGCCTTGATTCATTTTGGCTTCGAGACTCAAGCTCGTGTAGCTATTTTGGCGCAAAACAGTCCTCAGTGGACCTGTGCCGATATTGGTTGTCTTAAGACACGTGCCGTTGTCGTACCAATCTATCCAACCAGTACCTTCGAACAGGCAAGTTATATTATCGATGACGCCGAGGCGAAACTTATTTTCGCTGGCGATCAAGCTCATTATGAGATGGCCTGTAAACTGACCGACGTATGTAGCAGCTTGGTACAGGTGGTGGTGTTCGATAAGAGCATCACCCTACAAGATAATGACAACCATCATTACTTCGACGACCTTATCGCTCAAAGCTATCCAGCTAAGACGCTTATCGAGTTGGACAAAAGACTCGAAGCGGCGAACCTGGATGACTTGCTTACCCTGATATATACCTCAGGTACCACAGGCGATCCAAAAGGCGTGATGTTAGATTACCGTAATATTGCCTCTATGGTGCGTCAGCACGATAACTTCCTACCATTTACTCCAGGTGACGTGTCTTTGGCCTTTCTGCCTCTGAGTCATGTGTTCGAGCGAGGCTGGAGCTTCTACGTGCTTAGCCGTGGCGGTCATAACGTCTACCTGCAAAACCCTATGGCGGTAAAAGAAGCCATAGTCCAAGTACGCCCACACACGCTTTGTGTGGTACCAAGATTTTTAGAGAAGGTGTACAGCGCGGTACAGGATAAAGTCTCTAAGGCCCCGAGTACCCGTCAGAAGCTGTTTTCCTGGGCTATGAATGTGGGTCATAGGCAGTCTGAGGTGGGTCAAGGTCGTGAGAAAGCATCATTAGGTTTGAACCTGCAATGGAAATTGGCCGATAAACTGGTGTTTAGCAAGCTTAAGCAAGTATTGGGCGGGCGACTCAAGTTTATGCCTGTTGGTGGTGCAGCGCTGGATCCTACTGTGAGTGCTTTCTTCCAGAGTATCGACGTTCCTGTGTTGTGTGGTTATGGCATGACAGAAACGACGGCAACAGCCACCTGTAATACCTTGGCTAATCGTGTGCCTGGATCTAATGGCTGTGTAATACCTGAAGTCGAGATCAAATTAGGTAAAGATAACGAGATTCTGGTGCGCGGTGATACTGTGATGCGCGGCTATTATAACCGTCCACAAGAAACCGCTGATACCTTCGAAAATGGCTGGTTAAAAACTGGCGATGCGGGTCGTATCGATGAGCAAGGCAACCTGTTTATCACCGACCGTATCAAAGAACTGATGAAGACTTCTAACGGTAAGTATATTGCGCCTCAGCGTGTTGAAGGTAAGGTGGGTTGTTGTCCTTTCATCGAGCAAGTTGCCATCGTGGCCGATGCTAAGAACTATGTTTCGGCTTTGATTGTACCTGCATTTGAAGCTCTGGAAACTTGGGCTAAAGACAAGGGGATCCATTATGAATCACCAATGGAGCTATTGCGCCATAGTCATGTCATCGAGCATTTCGAGCAACGCCTTAAGACATTGCAGAGGGATCTGGCTGGTTTCGAGAAGATTAAGAAGTTTACCCTACTGCCGGAAGCCTTCTCTATGGAAGCGGGTCTAATCACGCCAACCATGAAGTTGCGCCGTAAGGTGATTTATCATAAATATGCACGTGAGATCAGTGCTATGTATGGCAGGTAA
- a CDS encoding ABC transporter ATP-binding protein: MDMNQAPILEFNKVSKHFSAKSEDDKTAINSLSIKLFPGMVVGLLGQNGAGKSTLMRCALGIIEPSSGEITTLGEPVNQLSSEAKTQIGYVPQQPFGYEGFSVSRALELHRGFYPKWDRELENTWLERFDLDLKQQVQRMSVGQRQSLALIMAMAYRPKLLILDEPVASLDPIARRKFMSDLFELAIESDSAVLFSSHITSDLERVASHLALMRSGELVLFKEMDCVREEVKLVTFANGEEIPEGLNILNQHGNKVLVDNFCDDYFSNTANMSAESLNLEQLFMELHR, translated from the coding sequence ATGGATATGAACCAAGCGCCGATTCTTGAGTTTAACAAGGTCAGCAAGCATTTTTCTGCTAAATCAGAGGACGATAAGACTGCGATTAACAGCCTCTCAATAAAATTGTTCCCAGGTATGGTTGTGGGTCTATTGGGGCAAAACGGTGCCGGAAAGTCGACCTTAATGCGCTGTGCTCTTGGGATCATAGAGCCAAGCTCGGGCGAGATCACCACCTTAGGTGAGCCGGTTAATCAACTTAGTTCAGAGGCCAAGACCCAGATAGGTTATGTGCCGCAACAACCTTTCGGCTATGAAGGTTTCAGTGTCTCCAGGGCATTAGAACTACATAGAGGCTTCTATCCTAAGTGGGACAGAGAGCTTGAGAATACCTGGCTTGAGCGTTTCGATCTGGATCTTAAACAACAAGTTCAACGCATGTCTGTGGGTCAGCGTCAGTCTCTGGCCTTGATCATGGCCATGGCATACCGACCTAAACTACTTATTCTGGATGAGCCTGTTGCTAGTTTGGATCCCATAGCCAGACGTAAATTTATGTCTGATCTGTTCGAGCTTGCCATTGAATCAGATTCGGCCGTGCTGTTTTCATCACACATAACCTCAGATCTGGAACGTGTCGCTAGCCATCTGGCACTTATGAGGTCTGGTGAGTTGGTGCTGTTCAAGGAGATGGACTGTGTGCGTGAAGAGGTCAAGCTAGTTACTTTCGCAAATGGTGAAGAGATCCCCGAAGGACTCAATATACTTAACCAGCATGGCAACAAGGTGTTGGTAGATAATTTCTGTGATGACTATTTTTCAAATACAGCCAATATGAGTGCCGAGTCTCTAAACCTTGAACAGCTGTTTATGGAACTGCACAGATGA
- a CDS encoding GntR family transcriptional regulator, giving the protein MLELINVNPSSGEPIYRQLSEQIVRLIVGGQLETEQVLPSVRQMAEHLSVNPMTVSRAVQLLVEQGWLERRRGQPTRVAKREPSEATSSAQLLKPEVDDLVSQAKQLGICRDELIRLIDRCW; this is encoded by the coding sequence ATGTTAGAACTAATAAATGTCAACCCCAGTAGTGGTGAACCCATATATCGACAGTTGAGCGAACAGATTGTACGTTTAATCGTGGGTGGCCAGCTAGAAACAGAGCAAGTGCTGCCTTCGGTGCGGCAGATGGCCGAACACCTATCGGTAAATCCTATGACAGTTTCCAGAGCGGTGCAGTTGTTGGTTGAGCAAGGATGGTTGGAGAGGCGCCGTGGTCAACCGACTAGGGTGGCTAAACGTGAACCTAGCGAGGCAACCTCGAGTGCTCAGCTGCTTAAGCCCGAGGTTGATGATCTCGTGTCCCAGGCCAAACAGTTGGGCATCTGCCGTGATGAGTTAATAAGGCTCATCGATAGATGTTGGTAA
- a CDS encoding alpha/beta fold hydrolase — protein sequence MLHGKLNRSETREAINIIKGKPLMTLISTLVISSIILSLPAFASADADNSVNDTEAPASQNEQTCYLDGLSEQLNCGFITVPENPAKPDGKQIEIHYAVLPAIKSDNHSEAFLAIAGGPGQSAIDNAAGFSHMFRKIRQSRDILLIDQRGTGRSNILSCEGDGFESALAINEADFDVVTETQACLDELDADVTQYGSLNALDDFEAVRKHLGYKKLDVYGISYGTRMAQLYLRHYPEVLSTVTIDGVVPMQQSVLAIGDAISRAFDLLIKDCNTNKLCGAQFPNLKADLTRVDAKLAIAPMVNQVRDPLTGEATQLTMTQAKFMGAIRMALYMPNVRALIPHAISEAAKDNFQPILGLYALTIDSTGIAMGMHASVICGEDWQRLTATERDAANQTYFGKEMVTTFEQSCAIWNMPAVDSDFSAPISSDIPTLVLSGELDPATPPSWGELAMEKLTNAKHFIAPYATHGVAHQSCGNDLIAELVDTGSVQELDGECLNKDVSRNFYLNASTVEEIPAPENEQEPIQKPEQAVAQGASHD from the coding sequence ATGCTTCATGGAAAGCTAAATAGGTCTGAGACAAGAGAGGCCATAAATATAATAAAGGGTAAGCCATTAATGACGCTGATCAGCACACTCGTTATCAGCAGCATTATTCTAAGCCTTCCCGCCTTCGCCTCTGCAGATGCCGATAACAGCGTGAATGACACTGAAGCACCAGCTAGCCAGAATGAACAAACCTGTTATCTGGATGGCCTGTCTGAACAACTCAACTGCGGTTTTATCACAGTGCCAGAGAATCCCGCTAAGCCAGATGGAAAGCAGATAGAGATCCACTACGCAGTGCTCCCTGCAATAAAGAGCGATAACCATTCCGAAGCATTTCTTGCCATCGCGGGTGGTCCGGGTCAATCGGCCATAGATAACGCTGCTGGCTTCAGCCATATGTTCAGAAAGATACGTCAGAGTAGGGATATCTTACTCATAGATCAGCGTGGTACCGGCCGTTCCAACATCTTAAGTTGTGAAGGTGATGGCTTCGAAAGTGCCTTAGCCATTAACGAAGCTGATTTCGATGTGGTCACCGAAACTCAAGCTTGCCTGGATGAACTCGACGCCGATGTTACTCAATATGGTAGCCTAAATGCACTGGATGACTTTGAAGCCGTACGCAAGCATCTCGGCTATAAAAAACTAGATGTATATGGCATCTCCTACGGCACTCGCATGGCACAGCTTTATCTACGCCACTATCCAGAAGTGCTGTCCACCGTCACCATCGACGGCGTCGTCCCGATGCAGCAAAGTGTACTGGCCATCGGCGATGCCATCAGCCGCGCCTTCGATTTACTAATTAAAGATTGCAACACTAATAAGCTCTGCGGCGCTCAGTTTCCAAATCTAAAAGCAGACTTAACCCGTGTCGATGCCAAGCTAGCCATTGCGCCTATGGTCAACCAGGTACGAGACCCGCTAACTGGTGAGGCAACACAGCTCACCATGACACAGGCCAAATTTATGGGCGCTATCAGAATGGCCCTGTACATGCCTAATGTTCGTGCGCTTATCCCACACGCAATCAGCGAGGCGGCTAAAGATAACTTCCAACCTATATTAGGTCTCTATGCGCTCACAATTGATAGCACAGGTATCGCCATGGGGATGCATGCCTCGGTTATTTGTGGCGAAGACTGGCAACGCCTCACGGCTACCGAGCGAGACGCAGCCAACCAAACCTACTTTGGCAAGGAGATGGTGACCACATTCGAACAATCCTGCGCCATCTGGAACATGCCAGCCGTGGATAGCGATTTTTCTGCCCCCATAAGCAGCGATATTCCCACCTTAGTGTTATCGGGAGAGTTAGACCCAGCCACGCCGCCGAGTTGGGGAGAGTTAGCCATGGAAAAACTCACTAATGCCAAACACTTTATCGCTCCCTATGCCACCCACGGAGTCGCCCATCAGTCTTGCGGTAACGACCTTATTGCAGAGCTAGTCGATACTGGAAGCGTGCAAGAGTTAGACGGAGAATGTCTGAACAAGGATGTGAGTCGTAACTTCTATCTCAATGCCAGTACCGTCGAGGAAATCCCCGCACCTGAGAATGAACAAGAGCCAATACAAAAGCCAGAGCAAGCAGTAGCCCAAGGAGCGAGCCATGATTAA